In Spiroplasma sp. SV19, one DNA window encodes the following:
- a CDS encoding FtsX-like permease family protein, whose protein sequence is MLGVVITLFGGMIMSNDLSTSQLAVIGKNLYNTNISFRFSEQLKIASNNKNLSYGLSNINYINPNQTIDLTKAESSYFLLQKGPNDSYQIYLDSTKNPQYTGKWLASNSSNPYFVEQLKTTGDVVLNFTSNILPQSDYFLNQSDYIELLGYLKNPNGLIPFVSSPDNQKLVTDTNVFKSAYQDFAQNQARIYQLELRLLNSVIIGSVADRAIMNETMQVYDIFKAENFYIQSDRPYYWTTPIMVKGSYQTFLDYNATSDYPPIIVNNSYASHNKINIGDLFTIYGFKYRVVGFATNAYVNSASNDSSFTYNPYLWIRGDEYDHLQQNMKAAARIMSSGVTINAALAKDQWNNNLLTTKNSWSDMANVYDNANFSYSSRAYSPLNHMKELISNKEEIIWSILVAISLLLVISSFIMISMIVNKLLFVNRGIIGNLKAQGYGTGTVAFLLLSCFLLLMFVIATLSLVTSWVFAFILNITYKGFLEFTTYISIPPWWLIMGTYLLPTLVVCAYAFLFIIIEVSRPTLVLLKPKVLKTHIPKINFLHLNFKYKISLKFALDAKWKLLLTIVVTTLTGAMLFTGLTTIINFSQINLNLKANTNWKYVYRYDTNYNYSANQTPPYDYLVYESPAAVKDPNVSGYLLLNPQQRIFTEEMVLKKYPDIGTSQPVCGPFVGNSSIIPSLKHLWFKANSYEWYLQNCKNTKYYDQITSFIQGSVYEYFINELSHEDGIITLGYQPIIYGPSQSEIFADTQSLYAQEAINYHNLEQFLTNYQAANSGSTIDLSIPTFYRNFISGQNLKSLTGNAIEFYDYKNNTTLFYPNVENKTDIAWFFNKITSFDQNSDDNSLLRAAQTNSFSAKVNYAILQVNEMKKLIQSENWFHSKDPSWDPTNYQVQLYPIIINKAYQFLRGVNIGDILASNFNDNNVTFYVVVDQFDNGMKNMFLINRYNNQALTPKRLATLYSSLTQNETYHYIGVYEKNNNYNILPDPSQYQPSPIYNGTQNLKILLQQTINLQIILFFIYLLILVASIVACIFQIFIITNIILKDNLKVLNSFKALGYSDFWIFNRMFLIYLPIILISWVISIPIGAMVINLIRYQIVFNMLSYVSGTVNVGDYLISFLGLLVMFIVAFVLNKRFMNRRYPILKTMNWS, encoded by the coding sequence TTCTTTTCGATTTAGTGAACAATTGAAAATTGCTTCTAATAACAAAAATTTATCATATGGGTTAAGTAACATTAACTATATTAATCCTAATCAAACGATTGATCTTACTAAAGCAGAAAGTTCTTATTTTTTGTTACAAAAAGGACCAAATGATAGTTATCAAATTTATTTAGATTCAACAAAAAATCCGCAATATACTGGAAAATGACTTGCTTCGAATAGTTCGAATCCTTATTTTGTTGAGCAACTAAAAACAACAGGAGATGTTGTTTTAAATTTTACGAGTAATATTTTACCGCAGAGTGATTATTTTTTAAATCAATCCGATTATATTGAACTACTGGGATATTTAAAAAATCCCAATGGTTTAATTCCATTTGTTAGTTCACCAGATAATCAGAAGTTAGTAACTGATACTAATGTTTTTAAGAGTGCTTATCAAGATTTTGCACAAAACCAAGCTCGCATTTACCAGTTAGAGTTACGGTTATTAAATTCAGTTATTATAGGTTCAGTTGCTGATCGTGCAATCATGAATGAAACAATGCAGGTTTATGATATTTTTAAAGCAGAGAATTTTTATATTCAAAGTGATCGCCCGTATTATTGAACAACCCCAATTATGGTTAAGGGTAGTTATCAAACTTTTTTAGATTATAATGCCACAAGTGACTATCCACCAATTATTGTTAATAATTCTTATGCTTCGCATAATAAAATTAACATTGGTGATCTTTTTACAATTTATGGGTTTAAATACCGCGTTGTTGGGTTTGCGACTAATGCTTATGTTAATAGTGCTTCCAATGATTCATCGTTTACTTATAATCCATATTTATGAATTCGTGGAGATGAGTATGATCACTTACAACAGAATATGAAAGCAGCGGCCCGCATTATGAGTAGTGGTGTTACAATTAATGCTGCGTTGGCAAAAGACCAATGAAATAATAATCTTTTAACAACAAAGAATAGTTGAAGTGATATGGCTAATGTTTATGATAATGCTAATTTTTCATATTCAAGTAGAGCTTATAGTCCATTAAATCATATGAAAGAATTGATTTCGAATAAAGAGGAAATTATTTGATCAATTTTAGTCGCAATTTCATTATTATTAGTAATTTCATCATTTATTATGATCAGTATGATTGTTAATAAATTGTTATTTGTTAACCGAGGAATTATTGGAAATTTAAAAGCCCAAGGTTATGGAACAGGAACTGTTGCTTTTTTACTGTTATCTTGTTTTCTACTATTAATGTTTGTGATTGCTACGTTATCGTTAGTAACTAGTTGGGTTTTTGCCTTTATTTTAAATATTACTTACAAAGGCTTTTTAGAATTTACAACTTATATTTCGATTCCACCGTGGTGGTTAATTATGGGGACATATTTGTTACCAACGCTAGTTGTTTGTGCTTATGCCTTTTTATTTATTATCATTGAAGTATCACGACCAACCTTAGTCTTGTTAAAGCCAAAAGTACTAAAAACCCACATTCCAAAAATAAATTTCTTGCATTTAAATTTTAAATATAAGATCAGTCTTAAGTTTGCCTTAGATGCTAAATGAAAATTATTATTAACAATTGTGGTAACAACTTTAACCGGGGCAATGTTGTTTACTGGTTTAACAACTATTATTAATTTTAGTCAGATCAATCTTAATTTAAAAGCTAATACAAATTGAAAATATGTTTATCGTTATGATACGAACTATAATTATAGTGCTAATCAAACCCCACCATATGATTACTTAGTGTATGAAAGCCCAGCGGCAGTTAAAGACCCTAATGTTTCAGGCTATCTGTTATTAAACCCACAGCAAAGAATTTTTACCGAAGAAATGGTTTTAAAAAAATATCCTGATATTGGGACCTCACAACCAGTGTGTGGGCCATTTGTTGGTAATAGTAGTATTATTCCTTCGCTAAAACACTTATGGTTTAAAGCTAATTCTTATGAGTGATATTTACAAAATTGTAAAAACACCAAATATTATGATCAAATTACAAGTTTTATTCAAGGGTCAGTTTATGAATATTTTATTAATGAGTTAAGTCATGAAGATGGAATTATTACATTAGGTTATCAACCAATTATTTATGGACCATCTCAATCAGAAATTTTTGCAGATACCCAAAGTCTTTATGCCCAAGAAGCAATTAACTATCATAATTTAGAACAATTCTTAACTAATTATCAAGCGGCAAATAGTGGGTCAACAATTGATTTATCAATTCCAACTTTCTATCGTAATTTTATTAGTGGGCAAAATTTGAAATCCTTAACGGGGAATGCAATTGAGTTTTATGATTATAAAAATAATACTACTTTATTTTATCCAAATGTTGAAAATAAGACAGATATTGCTTGATTCTTTAATAAAATAACTAGTTTTGATCAAAATAGTGATGATAATAGTTTATTACGTGCTGCACAAACAAACAGTTTTAGTGCTAAAGTTAACTATGCGATTTTGCAAGTGAATGAGATGAAAAAACTAATCCAAAGTGAAAATTGATTCCATAGTAAGGATCCAAGTTGAGATCCAACTAACTATCAGGTGCAACTATATCCAATTATTATAAATAAGGCCTATCAATTTTTACGGGGTGTTAATATTGGCGATATTTTAGCAAGTAATTTTAATGATAACAATGTTACTTTTTATGTTGTTGTTGATCAGTTTGATAATGGGATGAAAAATATGTTTTTAATTAATCGGTATAATAATCAGGCTTTAACCCCAAAACGGTTAGCAACATTATACTCATCCTTAACACAAAATGAAACATATCATTATATTGGTGTTTATGAGAAGAACAATAATTATAATATTTTACCTGACCCTTCTCAATATCAACCTTCGCCAATTTATAATGGAACACAAAATTTAAAAATATTGTTACAACAAACGATTAATTTGCAAATTATTTTATTCTTTATTTATTTATTAATTCTTGTGGCCTCAATTGTGGCTTGTATTTTCCAAATCTTTATTATTACTAATATCATTTTAAAAGATAATTTAAAAGTTTTAAATAGTTTTAAAGCGTTAGGCTACTCTGATTTTTGAATTTTTAACAGAATGTTTTTAATTTATTTGCCAATTATTTTAATTAGTTGAGTCATTTCAATTCCAATTGGGGCGATGGTTATTAATTTAATTCGCTATCAAATTGTCTTTAATATGTTATCTTATGTGTCAGGAACAGTTAATGTTGGTGATTACTTAATTAGTTTCTTAGGTTTATTAGTAATGTTTATTGTTGCTTTTGTGTTAAATAAACGCTTTATGAATCGCCGTTATCCAATTTTAAAAACAATGAACTGATCGTAA
- a CDS encoding MurR/RpiR family transcriptional regulator, translating to MDTALLKQLQMLAVDEKNLTNQTIARYILTNLAIINNLTTSELASNCFTSPAGIIRFCQKLGLEGINELKFKVKYLLEHVSLDVQQFNANKQLIQDEMAFFNEYLKIKIESAQLMHTTFFQNDLTMLIEKITTAKTVFIFAFNLAYNVSRNFVQRLRWINKNVIHQNDLNSIESYLPMITVDDMVFYITLSGQSNFIASIAKQVNSDVYSFGIIGKKTALTNHLTDYFVINSRENEIWDVFSIRSQTVMQFLDYLYAKIIRKYF from the coding sequence ATGGATACTGCTTTATTAAAACAATTACAAATGTTAGCGGTTGATGAAAAGAACTTAACAAATCAAACAATTGCGCGCTATATTTTAACAAATCTTGCTATAATTAATAACTTAACAACAAGTGAGTTAGCTAGTAATTGTTTTACTTCGCCGGCAGGGATTATTCGCTTTTGTCAAAAACTTGGGTTGGAAGGAATTAATGAATTAAAGTTTAAGGTCAAGTATTTATTAGAGCATGTGTCATTAGATGTTCAACAATTTAATGCTAATAAGCAATTAATTCAAGATGAAATGGCTTTTTTTAACGAGTACTTAAAAATTAAAATTGAATCAGCTCAATTGATGCATACTACTTTTTTTCAAAATGATTTAACAATGTTAATTGAAAAAATTACGACTGCGAAAACTGTCTTTATTTTTGCTTTTAACTTAGCATATAATGTTTCTCGTAATTTTGTGCAACGGTTACGATGAATTAATAAAAATGTTATTCATCAAAATGATTTAAACTCAATTGAGTCTTATTTACCAATGATTACGGTTGATGATATGGTTTTTTACATAACTTTGAGTGGACAATCAAATTTTATTGCTTCAATTGCTAAACAAGTTAATTCTGATGTATATTCCTTTGGGATTATTGGTAAAAAAACAGCTTTAACAAACCATTTAACAGACTACTTTGTTATCAATTCTCGTGAAAATGAAATCTGAGATGTTTTTTCAATTCGTTCGCAAACGGTAATGCAATTCTTAGATTATTTATATGCAAAAATTATTCGCAAGTATTTTTAA